AGCAGCTCTATGCTGCCTCCGCCCAGCCTGCCCTCCCGCTGTGCCTGGACCAGTGCAGCGAAATTGCTGCCTGTTCCGGAGGCAAAGACAGCGATTCGGCCCCACTCCATCAGACTTCAGCTCCCGTGAAGGTAACGATGCGCTCTCCTTCAGTAACTGTGCCGATCCGGTAAGCCTCTTCCCCGCTGGCCTTAAGCAGCGCAAGCGCACGCTCTCCGTCCGCTTCCGCCACGACCAGCACCAGCCCCACGCCCATATTGAACGTTGTGAACATGTCGCGGTTGCTTACCTGTCCCTTGCTCTGCATCAGGCTGAAGACCGGCTGAATCGGCCAGGAGCCGTAGTTGATCTCAACATTCACATGCTCCGGTAATACGCGCGGAATGTTCTCGATGAACCCGCCGCCGGTAATATGGGCCATGCCCTTAACTGGAAGCTGTTCGAGCAGAGCGAGCAGCGACTTCACGTAGATTCGGGTTGGGGCCAGCAATACGTCCACAAGCGGAGCCCCGAGTTCAGGCACGACATCGTTCAAGCCGTAGCCGCCCTCTTCCAGCAAAAGCTTGCGTACCAGCGAGAAGCCGTTGCTGTGAATTCCGCTCGAAGCCAGACCAATAACGGTGTCTCCTGGAGCAATGTCTGCTCCGGTTACCAGCTTCGCCTTATCGGCCACGCCGACGGTGAATCCGGCGATATCATATTCGCCAGCCGAATACATGCCCGGCATCTCGGCGGTCTCGCCGCCGATCAGCGCACAGCCTGCCTGATGGCAGCCTTCCGCGATCCCGGCTACGATCGCCTCAATCTTCTCCGGCACGACCTTGTCGCAGGCCAGATAATCGAGGAAGAACAGGGGCTCAGCGCCCTGTACCACGATGTCATTTACGCACATGGCGACCGCATCGATGCCAATCGTGTCGTGGCGGTCAGCCGCGAACGCGATCTTCAGCTTCGTGCCCACACCATCTGTTCCCGATACGAGAACCGGCTCTTCGTACTTGTCCTTATTCAGGCCGAACAGGGCTCCGAAGCCGCCCAGCTCCGTCATCACTTCCGGACGGTATGTGCGCTTTACATGCTTCTTCATGCGTTCTACGGCTTCATTGCCAGCCGCAATATCCACTCCGGCGTTTTTATAAGCTTCCGACACTTTTGAGCACCTCATTTAAATTAGTTTAGAGCGCGTGTTCGGGGCGGCAGGGATTGAAAAGACAGGTGGTTATAGTCGTCATTCCGAGGAACATTTGGACTTCCGGCCGCTGTTATATTTGGATTTCCTTGATTTGAACCGCCGGCCGCGGTAGAAATCCAAATAGCATAGCATATGCTTCCGAAGCGAGCTTTCCTACGGAAAGCTTTCAGGCGAACGCTATCGCTCCTACAGTTCCAAATTTCCTCTCCATGACTCCAACCACCGGGTTTAAATCCCTGCCGCAAGCCGAAGCTTCGCGCCTTGCACAGCGGCAAGGGGTCGGCGCTGTGCGAAGCCCAGCGCCTACTTAGGCAACCGCTCCCCCGACTTTGCGATAGCAAACAGGACGGGGGCGGGAGCTTGGCCTGCACGGGGCGAAGCCGTGCGTTCCCTAGGGCGACAGAATCTCCGGATTTGCGCAGCAAACAGGGCAGATTCTGGAGCAAGAGGGCCCGGCGGACCGCAGGCCGCCGGGGGTGCAGCGCCGCATAAGCGTGTCCCGGCCGTGCGCAGCACACAGGGACAAAGCGGGCACCCGCACCCACGCCCTCTTAGCAAGTTTAGAGCAAACTCCTCACACCAAACTTTCGGGTGGCCGGAGGGCAGCGCCCTCCGGGGTCCCCCTTCGCAAGGGGGATTTAGGGGGATGTCCCACCTAACAACTGCATCCGTCCTTCTCTTCCCCGCCGAAATCCACCTGCGTCGGGTAATCATTGTCGAAGCAGGACAGGCATAGGCCGCCTTTGTAGTCGTCACTATTATAGCCGCCGATGGACTGGATCAGTCCTTCGGGCGAGAGGAACGCCAGGGAATCGGCGTTGATCTCCTCGCACATCTCGGCGATGGTCTTGTATGAAGCAATCAGCTCGCGGCGGTCCGGGGTATCGATGCCATAGAAGCACGGATTCTTGAACGGCGGCGAGGTAATCCGCACGTGGACCTCTAAGGCTCCGGCTTCGCGCAGCAGGTTGACGATCCGGCGCGAGGTGGTGCCGCGCACGATGGAATCATCGATCATCACTACGCGCTGGCCCTCGACGACGCGGCGCACGGCGCTCAGCTTCATTTTGACGCCCTGCTCACGCAGCTCCTGGCTGGGCTGGATGAACGTGCGGCCGGTATACTTGTTCTTGATCAGCCCCAGCTCGTACGGGATGCCCGTCTGCTCGGCATAGCCGATGGCGGCGGAGATACTGGAATCCGGCACGCCGGTGACAATATCCGCATCCACGAAGGCTTCGAGCGCCATACGGCTGCCCATCCGCTTGCGGGCGGAGTGCAGGTTGGAGCCGTTCAGGTCGCTGTCCGGGCGGGCGAAGTAGATGTACTCCATCGCGCACAGCGCTTTGCGCTTAGGCTCGGCGAAGCGTTCTTCACGGAAGCCGTTCTGATCCAGCACCAACAGTTCACCCGGTTCAATATCACGCACCAGCTGGGCACCGATGACTTCAAGCGCACACGACTCGGAAGCGAAGACATAGGCTTCGCCCAGACGGCCCATCACGAGCGGACGGAGTCCGTGTGTATCGGAGGCCACGATCAGCTTGTCATTGGTCATCAGCAGGAAGGCGAAGCCGCCGACCAGCTGCGACAAGGCATCCTTCGTCGCTTCGACAAAATCCTTCTGCGAACGAGCAATCAGATGCGCCAGCACCTCGGTATCGCTGGTCGTCTGGAAGATCGAGCCGCCCTGCTCCAGCTGCTTGCGGATCAGCGGTTCGTTAACGATATTGCCGTTCGTGGCAATCGCCAGATCGCCGTCACGGTATTTGAAGACCAGCGGCTGCGCATTGGTCAGCCGGCTGTCCCCGCTGGTGGAGTACCGCACATGGCCGATGGACATGTCTCCCACCAGCGATGCGATCTTGTCTTTGTCGAAGACTTCCTTCACCAGGCCCATGCCGCGGTGATAGTTGAAGTCGCGTCCATCCGCCACGCAGATGCCTGCGCTCTCTTCTCCCCGGTGCTGCAGGGCATGCAGGCCATAATAGGACATTGAAGCGGCTTCCGGGTGTCCGAAGACCCCGAAGACGCCGCATTCCTCTTTTAACGTGTCAAAAATATCTCCCGAGCCCGTTCCTTCATTGTAAAAGTCGCCGGTCCACAGGATAGGGGCTTCCTGCTTGTTCCCGGTCTTTATTTCATAAGACATGGAATAGCATCCTCCCAAATGGTCTTCAGTTCGGTGACAGCTTCATCCAGTGCAGACGAGCCGTCCAGTGTAACGCGCAGACGCTCTCCGCCCACGGTTCCAATGATCTCTACAGGCACGCCGTATGCGGCAACTGCCGCCTTAAGCTCTTCTGCATGCTCAGGCGCCGAAGTCAGGATAATACGGGACTGGCTCTCGCTGAACAGCGCCACATCCAGGCGCAATCCGCCAGCAGACAGTTCAATATTCGCGCCGATGCTGCCGCTGATGCAGCTCTCTGCCAGGGCTCCGGCCAGACCGCCTTCAGACAGGTCATGCGCCGAGCGCACCCCACCGCTGCGGATTGCAGCGAGTACGGCATCCAACAGCTTGCGCTCTGTCGCCAGGTCCAGCTCTGGCGGACGCCCTTCGGTCAAGCCGTGAACGGCATACTGGAATTCACTGCCTCCCAGCTCTGCCTTCGTCACGCCGAGCAGCAATACAGCATCGCCTTCCTGCTTGAAGGCCTGGGTTGTAATATGATCCGTATCTTCAATGAGCCCTACCATGCCCACAACCGGTGTCGGGTAGATAGCTCCTGAAGCATTCTCATTGTACAGACTGACATTCCCGCCAATAACCGGCGTATCCAGCACCCGGCAAGCTTCCGCCATACCGTCTACCGCCCGTTCCATCTGCCAGAAGATCTCTGGCTTCTCCGGGCTGCCGAAGTTCAGGTTGTCCGTAATCGCCAGTGGCTGGGCACCGGAGCAGACAATATTGCGCGCCGCTTCGCTGACAGCAATGCGTCCGCCCACTTCAGGGTCCAGATAGACATAACGGCCGTTACAGTCCGTCGTCATGGCCAGACCTTTGCGGGTACCATGAATGGTTACGACTGCCGCATCGGAACCCGGACGAACCGCCGTGCTGGTGCGTACCATGTAATCGTATTGGTTGTACACCCATGCTTTGCTTGCTACGGTAGGCGATCCCAGTACGGTACGCAGCGCGCCGCCCAGATCAGTCACTTCCTCATAACGCAGCGTATCAATCGCTGCATTCTCCTCGTAGTAAGCAGGAACTGCAGACGGTTTGTTATAGATCGGACATTCATCCACCAGCGCCTTCACCGGCATATCGCCGACCACTTCGCCGTGATGGAAAAGCTTCAGACGGCCGTCATCGGTCACTTTACCCACCTTGCGGCAGATCACGCCCCAGCGGTCAAAAATCTCCTGCGCCTGCGCCTCATCCTTAGGCTCCACCACGAACAGCATCCGCTCCTGTGATTCCGAGAGCATCATCTCATAGGGAGTCATTCCGTCTTCACGCTGCGGCACCTGATCCAGATACAGCTCCAGACCGTTGCCTGCCTTGCTCGCCATTTCCGCGCTGGAGCAGGTCAGTCCGGCTGCGCCCATATCCTGAATGCCGAGGACAATGCCGCTGTCGATCAGCTCCAGGCAGGATTCCATTACCAGCTTCTCCATGAACGGATCGCCAACCTGAACTGCTGTCTTCTTGGCTTCCGATTCTTCACTCAGCTCTACCGATGCGAAGGTCGCACCATGAATGCCGTCACGGCCAGTAGGCGGACCTACGTAGAACACGGGGTTACCGACCCCTTTAGCGACACCACGCTGGATTTTGTCATGATCGATTAGTCCGACACACATCGCATTGACCAGCGGATTACCGTCATAGCTGTTGTCGAACATAATTTCCCCGCCGACAGTAGGGATACCGATACAGTTGCCGTAGCCTGCAATCCCGGACACGACATGCTCGAACAGATATTTTACCCGGTCACTTTCCAGCTTCCCAAAGCGCAGGGAGTTCAGCAAGGCCACCGGTCTTGCACCCATGGAGAAAATATCGCGGATAATCCCGCCCACCCCGGTCGCCGCGCCCTGATAAGGCTCTACTGCAGACGGATGGTTGTGGCTTTCGATTTTGAAGACAACTGCCTGGTTATCACCGATGTCCACGATGCCCGCGCCTTCGCCCGGTCCCATCAGCACCTTAGGCCCGCTTGTCGGGAAGCGGCTCAGCAGCGGCTTGGAGTTCTTATATGCACAGTGCTCAGACCACATGACGCTGAACACACCGATTTCTGTATAGTTGGGCTTACGTCCCATGAAGGAGGTAATGAGCTCATATTCGCTGTCTGATACACCGAACTGACTGTAGATTTTCTGCTCCGCGATCTGCTCTGCGGTCGGCTCCTTAGCGGATACTTGCTGCGTCATAACGATCCCTCCATGTCTTGAGAATGGATGTGAACATCCGTTTGCCGTCTTCCGATCCGAGCAGGCTATTCGCTGCACGCTCCGGGTGAGGCATCATGCCGACTACATTGCCCGCCCTATTACTGACTCCGGCAATATCGGCCACCGAACCGTTCGGGTTGTCACTGTAGGTGAATACGATCTGATTATTCGCTTGAAGCTCTGCGAGCGTCTCTTCATCACAATAGTAATTGCCTTCGCCATGCGCGATAGGAATGACGATCTCTTCATCCTTCGCATAGTCAATAGTAAACGGGGTTGTGTTATTAACGACCTTAAGCACCGTGTCATGACAACGGAACTTCATCGACATGTTGCGGCGCAGCGCGCCCGGCAGAAGACCTGCTTCGGTCAGAATCTGGAATCCGTTGCAGATGCCAAGCACGAATTTACCCTGCTCTGCCGCCTTAGCCACTTCAGCCATTACCGGAGCGAACCGGGAGATTGCGCCGCAGCGCAGGTAGTCACCATAAGAGAAGCCGCCCGGCACGAGAATGCAGTCATACGCCGACAGATCTGTCGCTGTATGCCATACATAATCTACTGGTTCGCCGAGGCTGTCTTCTACTGCTTTGTAGCAGTCAATGTCACAATTGGAGCCTGGAAAGACAAGTACCGCAAATTTCATGACGTTTAGTCCTCCAATTCGTAGCGGTAATCCTCGATCACCGTGTTGGCCAGCAGCTTCTCGCACATTTCCTTCAGGCGTCCTTCCGCTTCTGCGCGGTTATCGGTATCGAGGGTCAGCTCCATATACTTGCCAATCCGCAGACTTTCAACTTCCTGGAATCCAACGGAATGCAGGGCACCCTGCACGGCAACTCCCTGAGGGTCGAGCACGCTTTTCTTGATGGTGACGTAGACTGTCGCTTTTAACATACGCTTATAGTTCCTCCTAGAGTTTAATGAACTGAATTAGGCTTACATTAGAGAATGCAACTAAAATAAATCTATAAGGACTTCCCGGTCAGGCGGTGATAGATATCCAGGTACCGGCGCGACGTCTCTTCGACGACCTCAGGCGGCAACGGGTCCGGCGTGCTGTTTTTGTCCCAGGAGGAGGCTGACAGGTACGTGCGAACCGGCTCCTTATCCATGCTGTCGATCTCGATGTCCAGTGCGTACTTGTCCTTGGCCCAGAAGCGGGAAGCATCCGGCGTGAAAATCTCATCGATCAGAATCACCTTACCGTCCAGCAGACCGAACTCGAATTTGCAATCGGCGAGGATGATGCCGCGTTCTTCACAATAGGCTCTGGCAAAAGCGAACAGCTTCAGGCTCTTTTCCTTCAGCTCCAGTGCAAGCTCTGCGCCGATCTGCTCCTGCATCTGCCCGAACGGAATGTCTTCGTCGTGACCGACATCATTCTTAGCCGCAGGTGTGAAAATCGGCTCCGCCAGCACCGCATTCTTCCGCAGTCCCTTGGGAAGCTCGATGCCGTTGACTTGACCGGTCTCCTGGTACTGCCGCCAGCCGCCCCCGGTAATGCAGCCGCGCACGACACATTCGATATCAATCCGCTCGGCTTTGCGGACAACCATGATCCGGTTCTTCAGCGCTTCACGGTCCTTCACAATATCTCCGAGCTTGTCCACCTCGATATGCACTACATGGTTCTCGATCAGCTCCCGGGTCTGGCCGAACCAGAAGGCGCTGAGCCTGTTCAGTACATTCCCCTTGTCCGGCACCGCCGGGTCCAGCACATAATCGAAGGCGGAGATCCGGTCTGTCACCACGATCAGTACCTCATCCCCCAAATCATACAGCTCACGAACCTTGCCTTTGTAGAGCAGCGGCGCATTTACTAGTTCCACGGCAGTGGATACGGCCGATGATGTCATGACCTTTCCTCCCTTGAACAAATGATCTTGCTTATATTTGGGCTAAAAGCTTTGGGAGGCTTGTTTCCTGCGCTTCGCATCAAGGAATTGACTACACCTTCGGGTTAATAGGGTCACTGCGGAAATTTTGGACTTCCGATCGCTGTTATGGTCATATTTCTCTGATTTAACCACAGGCTGTGGTAGAAATCTGACCATAGCATATGCTTCCGTAGCGAGCTTTCCTTCGGAAAGCTTTCAGGCGAACGCTTCGCTTCTTCCAGTTCCAAAATTCCTCTCCGTTCCTCCTTTGACCCTAATAGCTAATCTTACTCCCCTGTTGCTTCGCTTCCAGGGAACAAACATCCCCGTCGCTCCGCCCAACTCTTCTCCAGCTCATCAGTTCACCACTGACTTACCTTTTTTTAAAAAAATCAGATTAGTTCCAGCTTGCGGAAGATGGTGTCTACATGCTTGAGATGCCAGGTAGGATTGAACGCATCCTCGATCTCCTCCGCACTAAGCACGGCAGTGATTTCCGGGGTGGCTTCCACGATGTCACGGAACTGGGTCTGCTCCTCCCAAGCCTGCATCGCGCGCGGCTGCACGGTGTCGTACGCCTGCTCGCGGCTGAAGCCCTTGTCGATCAGCTTGGTCAGGATGCGGCCGGAGAACGGAACGCCGAAGGTACGGTTCATGTTGCGCTTCATATTCTCAGGGAATACAGTCAGGTTCTTCACGATGTTGCCGAAGCGGTTCAGCATATAGTTCAGCAGCATGGTCGCATCCGGCAGGATGATCCGTTCTACGGAAGAATGCGAAATATCACGTTCATGCCACAGCGGCACGTTCTCGTAAGCTGTCATCATATGGCCGCGGATCACACGCGACAGGCCGGAGATGTTCTCGCAGCCGATCGGGTTGCGCTTGTGCGGCATCGCGGACGAACCCTTTTGACCCTTGGCAAAAGCCTCCTCGACCTCGCGGATCTCACTCTTCTGCAAAGCGCGGATCTCGGTAGCGAACTTGTCCAGGGAAGTGGCAACCAGTGCCAGCGCCGCCATGTATTCCGCGTGACGGTCACGCTGCAGGGTTTGCGTGGAGATTGGTGCCGGGCTGGTGCCCAGCTTGCGGCAGACGAATTCTTCCACGAACGGGTCGATGTTGGCATAGGTGCCGACGGCCCCGGAGATTTTGCCGAATTGTACGCCATTGGCGGCATGACGGAAACGCTCCAGGTTCCGCTTCATTTCCTCATACCACAGCGCCATCTTCAGGCCGAATGTTGTTGGCTCGGCATGTACGCCATGGGTACGGCCCATCATCGGGGTATCCTTGTAGGCGATGGCTTTGTCTTTTAGAATCTCAATGAACCGGATAATATCCTGCTCCAGAATCTCGTTGGCCTGACGCAGCAGGTAACCCAGCGCCGTATCGACCACATCTGTCGAGGTTAGTCCGTAATGCACCCATTTGCGCTCTGCGCCAAGACTCTCGGATACGGCACGGGTAAAAGCAATCACATCATGGCGCGTTTCCAGTTCAATCTCATCAATCCGCGCGATATCGAATTTGGCATCCTTACGCAGCTTCGCGGCATCCTCATGCGGGATCACTCCCAGTTCGGCCCACGCCTCACAGGCGCAAATCTCAACCTCCAGCCACGCGTTGAATTTATTCTCTTCGGTCCAAATGGCCCGCATCTCAGGTCTGCTGTAACGTTCAATCATAGCTTGTCAGTTCCTCCAAAGGTTAGTTTGCTCTACCCAGGACAATCCGTCGCCGGTATCCTTGCAAAGCAGGTTGATATGGCCCATTTTACGGCCGGTTTTGCTCTCGGTCTTACCATATATATGAAGCTTGGGTGATACTCCAAGCCTGCTCACTTCTTCATTCGCACGGCAGGCTGCCTGAACGGCTCCGTCCAGATGCTCGCCGAGTACATTCACCATGACTACAGGAGTAAGCAGCGAGGTATCGCCCAGCGGCAGATTGCAGATCGCCCGCACATGCTGCTCGAACTGCGAGGTCACACAGGCATCCATCGTGTAATGGCCGGAATTATGCGGACGCGGCGCCAGCTCGTTGACGAACAGCTCTCCGTCCTCCGTCACGAACATCTCAACCGCCAGCAGCCCGACCGCCTCCATGCCGGAGACAATCCGTTCCGCCAGCTCGCAGGCCCGCCGCTGAATCTCCTCCGGCACCCGCGCAGGGACAATGGAGAGATGCAGGATATTGTCCACATGAATGTTCTCGGCAGGCGGGAAGCTCTTAACCTCCCCCGAGGCACTCCGGGCGGCGATGACCGAAATCTCACATTTGAAGGTGATGAATTTCTCCAGCACCAGCTCCGGTACATCTGCTTGCGCGCCCGGCGCGACCTGCCGGAATGCTGCCGCCAGCTCTTCCGGTCTGCGGATGACGGCTTGTCCCTTGCCGTCATACCCCCCTGTGGCGGTCTTCAGCACACAGGGCAGGCCCAGGGCAGCAGCCGCCGCTTCCAGCTCCGCCAGGCTGCCGACCTTGCGGTACGGGGCAACGGGCACGCCTGCCGCCTCGATGGCCGCCTTCTCGCGCAGCCGGTGCTGCGTCGTATACAGCAGCGCGCTGCCCTGCGGCACGTACGATTCCTCCGTCAGCAGCGCGGCTACGCCCGCGTCCACGTTCTCGAACTCGTACGTGATGACGTCAGAGCGCCGCGCCAGCTCGCGCGCGGCGTCCCGGTCGTTATACGCCGCAGTGATCTGCGGCGTAATCTGCCCGCACGGCGCATCCTTTGCCGGGTCCAGCGCCACGAAGCGGTAGCCCATGGCGCTGCCGGACAGCGCCATCATGCGCCCGAGCTGCCCGCCGCCGAGCACGCCGACCGTTGCGCCGGGCA
The sequence above is a segment of the Paenibacillus sp. FSL R7-0204 genome. Coding sequences within it:
- the purL gene encoding phosphoribosylformylglycinamidine synthase subunit PurL, translated to MTQQVSAKEPTAEQIAEQKIYSQFGVSDSEYELITSFMGRKPNYTEIGVFSVMWSEHCAYKNSKPLLSRFPTSGPKVLMGPGEGAGIVDIGDNQAVVFKIESHNHPSAVEPYQGAATGVGGIIRDIFSMGARPVALLNSLRFGKLESDRVKYLFEHVVSGIAGYGNCIGIPTVGGEIMFDNSYDGNPLVNAMCVGLIDHDKIQRGVAKGVGNPVFYVGPPTGRDGIHGATFASVELSEESEAKKTAVQVGDPFMEKLVMESCLELIDSGIVLGIQDMGAAGLTCSSAEMASKAGNGLELYLDQVPQREDGMTPYEMMLSESQERMLFVVEPKDEAQAQEIFDRWGVICRKVGKVTDDGRLKLFHHGEVVGDMPVKALVDECPIYNKPSAVPAYYEENAAIDTLRYEEVTDLGGALRTVLGSPTVASKAWVYNQYDYMVRTSTAVRPGSDAAVVTIHGTRKGLAMTTDCNGRYVYLDPEVGGRIAVSEAARNIVCSGAQPLAITDNLNFGSPEKPEIFWQMERAVDGMAEACRVLDTPVIGGNVSLYNENASGAIYPTPVVGMVGLIEDTDHITTQAFKQEGDAVLLLGVTKAELGGSEFQYAVHGLTEGRPPELDLATERKLLDAVLAAIRSGGVRSAHDLSEGGLAGALAESCISGSIGANIELSAGGLRLDVALFSESQSRIILTSAPEHAEELKAAVAAYGVPVEIIGTVGGERLRVTLDGSSALDEAVTELKTIWEDAIPCLMK
- the purQ gene encoding phosphoribosylformylglycinamidine synthase subunit PurQ — its product is MKFAVLVFPGSNCDIDCYKAVEDSLGEPVDYVWHTATDLSAYDCILVPGGFSYGDYLRCGAISRFAPVMAEVAKAAEQGKFVLGICNGFQILTEAGLLPGALRRNMSMKFRCHDTVLKVVNNTTPFTIDYAKDEEIVIPIAHGEGNYYCDEETLAELQANNQIVFTYSDNPNGSVADIAGVSNRAGNVVGMMPHPERAANSLLGSEDGKRMFTSILKTWRDRYDAASIR
- the purS gene encoding phosphoribosylformylglycinamidine synthase subunit PurS, which encodes MLKATVYVTIKKSVLDPQGVAVQGALHSVGFQEVESLRIGKYMELTLDTDNRAEAEGRLKEMCEKLLANTVIEDYRYELED
- the purK gene encoding 5-(carboxyamino)imidazole ribonucleotide synthase; the protein is MSLEELKAGRVEGGAEQAKAERGMKAEGRAEGAWAELAIKAEGRVIAAGAETEREETAAQLPRTLLPGATVGVLGGGQLGRMMALSGSAMGYRFVALDPAKDAPCGQITPQITAAYNDRDAARELARRSDVITYEFENVDAGVAALLTEESYVPQGSALLYTTQHRLREKAAIEAAGVPVAPYRKVGSLAELEAAAAALGLPCVLKTATGGYDGKGQAVIRRPEELAAAFRQVAPGAQADVPELVLEKFITFKCEISVIAARSASGEVKSFPPAENIHVDNILHLSIVPARVPEEIQRRACELAERIVSGMEAVGLLAVEMFVTEDGELFVNELAPRPHNSGHYTMDACVTSQFEQHVRAICNLPLGDTSLLTPVVMVNVLGEHLDGAVQAACRANEEVSRLGVSPKLHIYGKTESKTGRKMGHINLLCKDTGDGLSWVEQTNLWRN
- the purF gene encoding amidophosphoribosyltransferase, encoding MSYEIKTGNKQEAPILWTGDFYNEGTGSGDIFDTLKEECGVFGVFGHPEAASMSYYGLHALQHRGEESAGICVADGRDFNYHRGMGLVKEVFDKDKIASLVGDMSIGHVRYSTSGDSRLTNAQPLVFKYRDGDLAIATNGNIVNEPLIRKQLEQGGSIFQTTSDTEVLAHLIARSQKDFVEATKDALSQLVGGFAFLLMTNDKLIVASDTHGLRPLVMGRLGEAYVFASESCALEVIGAQLVRDIEPGELLVLDQNGFREERFAEPKRKALCAMEYIYFARPDSDLNGSNLHSARKRMGSRMALEAFVDADIVTGVPDSSISAAIGYAEQTGIPYELGLIKNKYTGRTFIQPSQELREQGVKMKLSAVRRVVEGQRVVMIDDSIVRGTTSRRIVNLLREAGALEVHVRITSPPFKNPCFYGIDTPDRRELIASYKTIAEMCEEINADSLAFLSPEGLIQSIGGYNSDDYKGGLCLSCFDNDYPTQVDFGGEEKDGCSC
- the purM gene encoding phosphoribosylformylglycinamidine cyclo-ligase, which translates into the protein MSEAYKNAGVDIAAGNEAVERMKKHVKRTYRPEVMTELGGFGALFGLNKDKYEEPVLVSGTDGVGTKLKIAFAADRHDTIGIDAVAMCVNDIVVQGAEPLFFLDYLACDKVVPEKIEAIVAGIAEGCHQAGCALIGGETAEMPGMYSAGEYDIAGFTVGVADKAKLVTGADIAPGDTVIGLASSGIHSNGFSLVRKLLLEEGGYGLNDVVPELGAPLVDVLLAPTRIYVKSLLALLEQLPVKGMAHITGGGFIENIPRVLPEHVNVEINYGSWPIQPVFSLMQSKGQVSNRDMFTTFNMGVGLVLVVAEADGERALALLKASGEEAYRIGTVTEGERIVTFTGAEV
- the purB gene encoding adenylosuccinate lyase — protein: MIERYSRPEMRAIWTEENKFNAWLEVEICACEAWAELGVIPHEDAAKLRKDAKFDIARIDEIELETRHDVIAFTRAVSESLGAERKWVHYGLTSTDVVDTALGYLLRQANEILEQDIIRFIEILKDKAIAYKDTPMMGRTHGVHAEPTTFGLKMALWYEEMKRNLERFRHAANGVQFGKISGAVGTYANIDPFVEEFVCRKLGTSPAPISTQTLQRDRHAEYMAALALVATSLDKFATEIRALQKSEIREVEEAFAKGQKGSSAMPHKRNPIGCENISGLSRVIRGHMMTAYENVPLWHERDISHSSVERIILPDATMLLNYMLNRFGNIVKNLTVFPENMKRNMNRTFGVPFSGRILTKLIDKGFSREQAYDTVQPRAMQAWEEQTQFRDIVEATPEITAVLSAEEIEDAFNPTWHLKHVDTIFRKLELI
- a CDS encoding phosphoribosylaminoimidazolesuccinocarboxamide synthase, giving the protein MTSSAVSTAVELVNAPLLYKGKVRELYDLGDEVLIVVTDRISAFDYVLDPAVPDKGNVLNRLSAFWFGQTRELIENHVVHIEVDKLGDIVKDREALKNRIMVVRKAERIDIECVVRGCITGGGWRQYQETGQVNGIELPKGLRKNAVLAEPIFTPAAKNDVGHDEDIPFGQMQEQIGAELALELKEKSLKLFAFARAYCEERGIILADCKFEFGLLDGKVILIDEIFTPDASRFWAKDKYALDIEIDSMDKEPVRTYLSASSWDKNSTPDPLPPEVVEETSRRYLDIYHRLTGKSL